Proteins from one Sphingopyxis terrae subsp. terrae NBRC 15098 genomic window:
- the secE gene encoding preprotein translocase subunit SecE, whose amino-acid sequence MARPKIGEFVNQVKAEAGKIVWPTGRETMQTTIMVLIMTILLSLFFFGVDTVFKLIVGWLTSLAG is encoded by the coding sequence ATGGCGAGGCCCAAAATTGGCGAATTCGTCAACCAGGTAAAGGCGGAAGCCGGCAAGATCGTGTGGCCGACGGGCCGCGAGACGATGCAGACGACGATCATGGTTCTGATCATGACGATCCTGCTGTCGCTGTTCTTCTTCGGCGTTGACACGGTATTCAAGCTGATCGTCGGCTGGCTGACGTCGCTCGCGGGCTGA
- a CDS encoding DNA gyrase inhibitor YacG: protein MPSNAAARSRRCPLCGKPRDEAYKPFCSRGCRDRDLNRWFDEGYRVPVDQAPDGGLDGDRFEDE from the coding sequence ATGCCCAGTAATGCCGCCGCCAGATCGCGCCGCTGCCCCTTGTGCGGCAAGCCGCGCGACGAGGCTTACAAGCCCTTTTGCAGCCGCGGCTGCCGCGACCGCGACCTCAATCGCTGGTTCGACGAAGGCTATCGCGTACCGGTCGATCAGGCGCCCGACGGGGGCCTCGACGGCGACCGTTTCGAGGATGAATGA